The DNA segment CGACCTACACCGAGCGGCTGTCGGTCGCCGCCACCGCCGACATCGCGCCGGCGGGCTGGCGGTCGGCCAGCGACCGGGTCGCGCGGGAAATGGTCCGCCGGCTGCGTTGACCGATCAGCCGATGGCGCCGGTTCTCCTGGTCGGGCACGCTCCGGCATGCGGTTGGAGAAACGGGGAGCACATGAACGACACACCGCCGCCGGTGCCACGGCCCGGCGACTTTCAGCTCGCGCCACCGCCGCCGGAGGCACCGCCGAAGCCGCGCCGTAAGGGCCTGTGGATCGGCATCGGACTCGGCGGCCTGTTGATCGTGTTGTGCCTGGTCGCCGGCGTCGTGCTCGTCGGCACCGGCCTCTACATGGGCGTCCGCGGCACACCGGACCGATATCACGACGCGATGCGTCCTGACCAGGTGATGCCGGCCGACGCGGCCAAGGTGGGCGCCTCCGGCGGCACCGCCGAGGTGAGCTGCCGAGAGGACCAGCGACCGAAGGCCTACCAGCACGAGTGCGTCTGGGATGGCGCGTCGCTGGACAGCGGCCAGACGTCGAGCCTTTGGGTGATCATCACCGTTTTTCCCACGGAGAAACAGGAAATGGTCTCCGGGACGGTGGCGGCGGCGGCCGCGGTGGCGGTTACCAGAAAGGCGCTGAAAGACGTGAGGACGCTGACCGGCGTCGGCGATCTGGCGTACGTGGGATGGTGCGTGAGCCCCTGGGAGGCTCGCGTCGTCTTCGTGAAAGGCAACGCCGCCGTCGTCGTCGACTATGGCCTCGACCCCGCGCTGGACGGTTCCAAGCCGGCCGACTGGTCGGCCAACGCCGTGACGGTCGCGCGGCGACTCGCCGCGGTGATGTGAGCCGTACGATCGGACCTGTGGCTGAACCCAACGCCGACATCGCCGAGCTGTCCTACGAGCAGGCTCGCGCCGAGCTCGCGCAGGTCGTACAGAAGCTGGAGACCGGCGGCGTGCCGCTGGAGGAGTCGCTGGCGCTGTGGGAACGCGGCGAGGCACTGGCCGACGCCTGCCAGTCGTGGCTCGACGGCGCACGCAAGAAACTCGACGCGGCGCGAGCCGCGCGCAACGCCTAAGCGCGCAGCGAGGCGGCTAGGGCGTTGAGCTCGGAGTCCGGCATCTGGCCGATCACCAGCACGGTGTATTTCGGCTGCTGGTAGACCAGCGCGCGCTCCTTGTCGCGGCCGGTGTAGACCTGCCAGTCGCGGCCGCCGACCGTACGCGCACCGACCGGCGGGCGTACGCCGCCGAGTTCGTCCGGCAGCAGCGTCGTCACGGCCACGTCGCTCTGCACCAGGCGCGCCGGACCGCCGGTCGGACTGATGAAGCCGACCCGCAGCGTCGCCGTGCCGCCGCTGCCCAGCGTCACATCGGCGCGGGTCACCGACCAGTTGGACAGGCCGCGCGCCTCCAGCACCGGATAGCGGTTGGCGGCGCGTGCCTGGTCGTACGCGGACGACGGGTCGACGGTCGCCGGACCGCCGGAGAGCCACTGCCAGATCAGCACGAGCGCGACGATCGGCACCAGCAGGAGCCCGAGGCTGAGCGCCATGTTGCGCAACATGGGGTTGGCCCGGGACGGGACGGATGAGCTGCTCACTCCCTAACCGTACGACCACCCCATAAGAGGTCGCGCAGATACGGGAGTGGGTGCGAGTCGAGATCCAGGCGTCGTCTGCCGGTGCCGCGGGGCCGGCCGTCGTAGCAGCGCTACTTTGGCTGGTCCCGTCGGTGCCGGCAGGCGGCGCCCGGGCTCGGCAATCGCCCGCTCCCGTATCTGCGCGACCTCTAAGCTGCTAGCCAGACACTGGGGAGGCAGAAAGTGAATGAGCACGGCCGCGTCGGCGGCAACGGTCCGGACCCGGCCGACCTGGGGACCCACCAGGGCGACCCGACCGTACGCAACCCGGAGGCACCGGACCGCAACCTGGCGCTCGAGCTGGTCAGGGTGACCGAGGCGGCCGCGATGGCGGCCGGCCGGTGGGTCGGCCGCGGCGACAAGAACGGCGGCGACGGCGCGGCCGTCGACGCGATGCGGCAGCTGATCAACGGCGTCTCGATGCGTGGTGTCGTGGTCATCGGCGAAGGCGAGAAGGACCACGCACCGATGCTCTACAACGGCGAGCAGGTCGGCGACGGCACGGGTCCGGAGTGCGACGTGGCGGTCGACCCGATCGACGGCACGACGTTGATGGCCAAGGGCATGCCAAACGCGATCGCCGTGCTGGCGCTGTCCGAACGCGGTGCGATGTTCGACCCGTCCGCGGTGTTCTACATGGAAAAGCTCGCGGTCGGCCCGGACTGCGCCGGTGTCGTCGACATCACCGCGCCGGTCGCCGAGAACATCAAGCGCATCGCGAAGGCCAAGGACACCGGCGTCGGCGACGTGACGGTCTGCATCCTGGACCGGCCGCGGCACGAAAACCTGGTGAAACAGGTGCGCGAGACCGGCGCTCGCATCCAGTTCATCTCCGACGGCGACGTGGCCGGCGCGATCTCCGCGGCACGCGACACCACCTCGGTCGACGTACTGATGGGCATCGGCGGCACGCCGGAAGGCATCATCGCCGCCTGCGCGCTCAAATGCATGGGTGGCGAGATCCAGGCCCGGCTGTGGCCGCGCGACGACGCCGAGCGGCGAAAGGCGCTGGACGCCGGCCACGACCTCGACCGCGTGCTGCGCACCGACGACCTGGTACGCGGCGACAACGTCTTCTTCTGCGCGACCGGCGTCACCGACGGCGACCTGCTCGGCGGCGTACGGTATCGGCGCGGCGGCGCGGCGACGCACTCGTTGGTGATGCGGTCCAAGAGCGGCACGATCCGGGTGATCGACAGCTGGCACTCGCTGACCAAGCTGAAGGCGTACTCGCTCGTCGATTTCGACCAGGTTCCATGAGTTCTCCGGTTATCGCTGTCATAGGCGAGAACATCGTCGATCTCGTACCCGCCGGCGACGGCCTGCTGCAGCCGATTCTCGGCGGCAGTGGGGCGAACACCGCCGTCGCGGCCGCGCGGCTCGGCACGCCGACGGCGTTGCTGGCGCGGATCGGCTCGGACGCTTTTGGCCGGCAGATCCGGGAAAGACTGGCCAGCGACGGCGTCGACGGCCGTTTTCTGGTGCAGGCGGCGCAACCTTCGTCGCTGGCGGTCGTGTCCTTCGACGACCAGCGCCGCGCCTCGTACGATTTCTGGGTCACCGGCACGGCCGACTGGCAGTGGCAGCCGGGCGAGTTGCCGGAGAAACTTCCGGATTCCGTACGCGCGCTGCTGATCGGCTCGATCGCGGCGCTCCAGCCGCCGGGCGCGGCTGCCATCGCCGCGTTCGCTCAACGTGTCGCCGGGCCGGTCACGCTGGCCTTCGACCCCAACCTTCGGCCCTCGATCGTCGGCACCGGTCCGGAGGTGACCGCCACGGTCGAGCGGCTGGTCGGGATGTCGCAGCTGGTGAAGGTCAGCGACGAGGACCTCGACCACCTTTATCCAAGTCGTGATCCGTCGGCCGCGGTGGCGCAGTGGGCCGCTTCCGGACCAGCGCTGGTCGTGTTGACCCGCGGCGGCGACGGCGCCGAGGCGGTCGCCGGCGACGAGCACATCTCGGTGGCGGCGCCGAAGATCGAGCTGGTCGACACCGTCGGCGCCGGCGACAGTTTCGCCGGTACGCTGCTGCACGGCCTGGCCGGCGCCGGCGCGCTTGGTCCCGGTTTGTCGCGCGCGCTGGCCGAAAGCGGACTCGCCGACGCGGTCGGTCCGGCCGTACGCGCCGCGGTGGTCGCGGCGGCCCTGACATGCACGCGTGAGGGTGCCGACCCACCGACCGCCGCTGAGCTGGCCACGGCGCTCACACGTTATCCACAGAATCGGTCCTAGCAGGACAGTTACCGGCTGTGCGTTGGAGAAAAATCACACCCGGCAAAGCGGACTGCCGGCTCTGGTAGAGGTGCCGCCGGGTGGCCGGACGAGTAGCGTTCTACCTGCGTGCGTTACCGGCGCGTAGGTCTTATGAAGGGGAGTTCCCTCCACGATCTGGACCCTCCCCGCCCTGGACGAAAGGCCCCTTGATGACAGACCAGAGCACCACCGTCCTTCGTTACCCGGGCGGCGAGCTCGAGATGCCGATCATCCCGGCGACCGAAGGCAACTCCGGGATCGACTCCTCCAAACTGC comes from the Fodinicola acaciae genome and includes:
- a CDS encoding exodeoxyribonuclease VII small subunit; the protein is MAEPNADIAELSYEQARAELAQVVQKLETGGVPLEESLALWERGEALADACQSWLDGARKKLDAARAARNA
- a CDS encoding DUF4245 domain-containing protein, which gives rise to MSSSSVPSRANPMLRNMALSLGLLLVPIVALVLIWQWLSGGPATVDPSSAYDQARAANRYPVLEARGLSNWSVTRADVTLGSGGTATLRVGFISPTGGPARLVQSDVAVTTLLPDELGGVRPPVGARTVGGRDWQVYTGRDKERALVYQQPKYTVLVIGQMPDSELNALAASLRA
- the glpX gene encoding class II fructose-bisphosphatase: MGTHQGDPTVRNPEAPDRNLALELVRVTEAAAMAAGRWVGRGDKNGGDGAAVDAMRQLINGVSMRGVVVIGEGEKDHAPMLYNGEQVGDGTGPECDVAVDPIDGTTLMAKGMPNAIAVLALSERGAMFDPSAVFYMEKLAVGPDCAGVVDITAPVAENIKRIAKAKDTGVGDVTVCILDRPRHENLVKQVRETGARIQFISDGDVAGAISAARDTTSVDVLMGIGGTPEGIIAACALKCMGGEIQARLWPRDDAERRKALDAGHDLDRVLRTDDLVRGDNVFFCATGVTDGDLLGGVRYRRGGAATHSLVMRSKSGTIRVIDSWHSLTKLKAYSLVDFDQVP
- a CDS encoding carbohydrate kinase family protein — protein: MSSPVIAVIGENIVDLVPAGDGLLQPILGGSGANTAVAAARLGTPTALLARIGSDAFGRQIRERLASDGVDGRFLVQAAQPSSLAVVSFDDQRRASYDFWVTGTADWQWQPGELPEKLPDSVRALLIGSIAALQPPGAAAIAAFAQRVAGPVTLAFDPNLRPSIVGTGPEVTATVERLVGMSQLVKVSDEDLDHLYPSRDPSAAVAQWAASGPALVVLTRGGDGAEAVAGDEHISVAAPKIELVDTVGAGDSFAGTLLHGLAGAGALGPGLSRALAESGLADAVGPAVRAAVVAAALTCTREGADPPTAAELATALTRYPQNRS